The Chitinophaga pinensis DSM 2588 region CCGTTATCAATGGCATCATAAAAAACATCAGCAACGAGTACCATTCCAATATCGACAATTTCAGCCAGGACATCATCATCGCTAATCTGGAAACACTGCTGAACTATGCCGAACGTTTTTATCAACGTCAGTTCATCACCCGGAAAATCACCAGCCATAAGTTACTAGCCCAATTGGAGGACGTATTAAGCGCCTATTTCAGCAACGAAGAGCTGCTGTCAAAAGGACTGCCCAGTGTACAATACATGGCTAAAAAGCTAAACCTCTCGTCCAAATACCTCAGTAGTATGCTCAAACAGCTCACCGGACAAACAACACAGCAGTTAATTCATGAAAAGCTGATCGAGAAGGCGAAAGAAAAGCTCTCCACTACTGAACTGTCTGTCAGCGAAATCGCCTATCAACTAGGTTTTGAACATCCACAATCATTTAATAAGTTATTCAAAAGCAAAACCAATCAGAGTCCTTTAGATTTCAGACAATCTTTTAACTGACGCGATATT contains the following coding sequences:
- a CDS encoding helix-turn-helix domain-containing protein → MAHAKPYRIESVTEIHRLMQLPKPHHPLITIVDLKGLKSDPDINTVIFDLYVISMKRGCNNLFYGQQKYDFDEGLMAFMSPGQILRGEENGVPSDLEGWMLFIHPDFLWNTSLAKKIKKYEYFGYATNEALFLSDKEESVINGIIKNISNEYHSNIDNFSQDIIIANLETLLNYAERFYQRQFITRKITSHKLLAQLEDVLSAYFSNEELLSKGLPSVQYMAKKLNLSSKYLSSMLKQLTGQTTQQLIHEKLIEKAKEKLSTTELSVSEIAYQLGFEHPQSFNKLFKSKTNQSPLDFRQSFN